A genomic window from Candidatus Thiocaldithrix dubininis includes:
- a CDS encoding DUF1131 family protein produces the protein MRTLFKHTSLLLFIPVALALTACNEQKSNTLPVKYAPIATLSANGIGPINGTTPFNLHEITQVFQGYNVAQHTNFADGNQYPVIEVNQGIKRLMTINPDLKHDKVFSVMVQDNLIKNGLGHPIGMKFNEIYPKPKLDNCAPGMEDLEGRVLCYAPKAENVLYIFTGIWNGPNNALPPLDVLKDWQLASIVWKPPVNKTLGKS, from the coding sequence ATGCGAACCCTATTTAAACACACAAGTTTACTGTTATTCATACCTGTTGCACTTGCGTTAACGGCTTGCAATGAGCAAAAGTCCAATACCCTACCCGTTAAATACGCGCCGATTGCTACATTATCTGCTAACGGCATTGGCCCGATTAATGGCACAACACCGTTTAATCTGCATGAAATTACGCAGGTATTCCAAGGCTATAATGTGGCTCAACACACTAATTTTGCCGATGGCAATCAATATCCCGTGATTGAGGTTAATCAAGGCATTAAACGTTTAATGACTATTAACCCAGACTTAAAACACGACAAGGTTTTTTCGGTTATGGTGCAGGATAACCTCATTAAAAATGGTTTAGGGCATCCCATTGGCATGAAATTTAATGAAATTTACCCAAAGCCTAAATTAGATAATTGCGCACCGGGCATGGAAGATTTAGAAGGCAGGGTACTGTGTTATGCACCAAAAGCTGAGAATGTTTTGTATATTTTTACAGGTATTTGGAACGGACCTAATAATGCCCTGCCACCTTTAGACGTGTTAAAAGATTGGCAATTAGCAAGTATCGTTTGGAAACCACCCGTCAATAAAACACTAGGGAAATCTTAA
- a CDS encoding DUF2157 domain-containing protein: MAAIANKLAQWQQAGLLSAEQTDAILAFEAQQTTRAPWWLYSLMILGAAIMGLGIISLIAANWANIPDLFKLSIAFLVLGGLGFAIYQQYTPPHNGIWFEVLIIGFMLMCLATIGLTAQIYHTGGHWYYAILFWAFITLPVCLFAKSGFTRFLWVSLLLHSAIWALTQWDFERDFIFTDRIPGVFLLAPLLSAVAYFASKQWKWLQTFTPSLLFWFQVSAIISLGFIDTVRSVDSLRETAMLAYMPAYICAILLTLGVIVSDRYNLLNKVLVLAVLGLFLIYYQPGGFFLDMFRTSLFSADNHQVAWWQANDIRAPILTLTILFLYAIHAGNSGQTRSFNLITFLIGLRFLILYFQAMGGLAATGVGLILSGAFIIGIAWLWSKQREKLRQWSQELSV, from the coding sequence ATGGCAGCAATTGCGAATAAGTTGGCGCAATGGCAGCAAGCGGGTTTACTCAGTGCCGAACAAACCGATGCTATCTTGGCATTTGAAGCACAGCAAACTACGCGTGCGCCGTGGTGGTTATATAGCCTAATGATTTTAGGCGCGGCGATTATGGGATTAGGCATTATTTCCCTGATTGCTGCGAATTGGGCGAATATTCCCGATTTATTTAAACTCAGTATTGCCTTTTTAGTCTTAGGCGGCTTAGGTTTCGCTATTTATCAACAATATACCCCGCCACATAATGGCATTTGGTTTGAAGTGCTAATTATTGGCTTTATGCTCATGTGTTTAGCTACGATTGGCTTAACCGCGCAGATTTATCACACGGGCGGGCATTGGTATTACGCTATTTTATTCTGGGCATTCATTACCTTACCCGTATGTTTATTTGCGAAAAGTGGTTTTACCCGCTTTTTATGGGTGAGCTTATTATTACATTCGGCAATTTGGGCATTAACCCAATGGGATTTTGAACGAGATTTTATTTTTACGGATCGAATTCCCGGTGTATTTCTGCTTGCGCCGTTATTAAGTGCAGTCGCTTATTTTGCAAGTAAACAATGGAAATGGCTGCAAACCTTTACCCCTAGTTTATTATTTTGGTTTCAAGTCAGCGCCATTATTAGCTTAGGTTTTATTGACACAGTACGCTCTGTCGATTCTCTACGTGAAACCGCAATGTTAGCGTATATGCCTGCGTATATTTGTGCGATTTTATTAACCTTGGGTGTGATTGTTTCAGATCGTTATAATCTGCTGAATAAGGTATTAGTGTTGGCTGTGTTGGGTTTATTCCTGATTTACTATCAACCCGGCGGTTTTTTCTTGGATATGTTCCGCACAAGTTTATTTAGTGCGGATAATCATCAAGTGGCATGGTGGCAAGCCAACGATATACGCGCCCCGATTTTAACCTTAACTATTCTATTTTTATACGCCATTCATGCTGGTAATTCTGGGCAAACCCGCAGCTTTAATCTGATTACCTTCTTAATCGGTTTGCGCTTCTTAATTCTGTATTTTCAAGCGATGGGCGGTTTAGCCGCAACCGGCGTGGGCTTAATTCTGTCCGGCGCATTTATTATTGGTATTGCTTGGTTGTGGTCGAAGCAACGGGAAAAATTGCGTCAATGGTCGCAGGAGTTAAGCGTATGA
- a CDS encoding GDYXXLXY domain-containing protein: MKAKSLLIASLALPIVALIANALWHEWARHQGQEVTIPITGFDPRDLLSGHFLTYQLQYGADNSDCRPEGTPAIMCLQPSPQLHVNTAEKPADCDLYIRGQCGGLGRFSANIERFYIPEAYAAVLDQKVRNNQGALVLGVDNKGNASIRDLLIEGKPWKAAVAE, from the coding sequence ATGAAAGCCAAGTCTTTATTAATCGCCAGCCTTGCCTTGCCGATTGTTGCGTTAATTGCCAATGCGTTGTGGCATGAGTGGGCGCGACATCAGGGGCAAGAGGTTACGATTCCCATTACGGGCTTTGATCCACGCGATTTATTGTCAGGGCATTTTCTGACCTATCAATTGCAGTACGGTGCAGATAATAGCGACTGCCGACCTGAAGGCACGCCCGCAATTATGTGTTTACAACCCAGTCCACAGCTACATGTTAATACCGCAGAAAAGCCAGCGGATTGTGATTTATATATTCGCGGGCAATGCGGCGGTTTGGGGCGCTTTAGCGCGAATATTGAGCGTTTTTATATTCCCGAAGCATACGCCGCAGTATTGGATCAGAAAGTACGTAATAATCAAGGTGCGTTGGTGCTAGGTGTGGATAATAAAGGTAACGCAAGTATTCGTGATTTATTGATTGAGGGTAAACCGTGGAAAGCAGCGGTCGCGGAGTAA